Proteins from a genomic interval of Papaver somniferum cultivar HN1 chromosome 4, ASM357369v1, whole genome shotgun sequence:
- the LOC113272607 gene encoding uncharacterized protein LOC113272607 codes for MALICKNNMKVTIKDHSHNIINVELLYHTTDKSYLITAFYGSPYSKKLDSWTHLRRMANNTTLPWLIMGYFNIVLSNEENKGLRPFDRNEAEIFKDNLSDMGVQDMGFTGYPYTWCNQRTDNTRVEERLDRAFCNDEWIDLFPQSNIYHLVSRGSDPSPIILKTSHNWKDGAYPFKYFGGWMEHPDCKRIIMEAWNSNQSGSASYSLAKNMSTVKNFLKRWNKTFFGNIKHRISELKKNIDKLSQNTNRCPIAIKKLEESLQQWKDIEEDYWKTKSRNNRINLEG; via the coding sequence ATGGCTTTAATCTGTAAAAATAATATGAAAGTCACAATTAAAGATCACAGCCACAACATCATTAATGTTGAACTCCTATATCACACTACTGATAAAAGCTACCTAATAACAGCTTTCTATGGTAGTCCTTACTCTAAAAAACTTGATTCATGGACTCATCTAAGAAGGATGGCTAACAACACCACTTTACCTTGGCTCATAATGGGATACTTTAATATAGTTCTCTCTAATGAGGAAAATAAAGGGCTAAGGCCTTTTGATAGAAATGAGGCTGAAATTTTCAAAGACAACTTATCAGATATGGGAGTGCAAGATATGGGTTTCACAGGATACCCCTATACCTGGTGCAACCAAAGAACTGATAATACTAGAGTGGAGGAAAGATTGGACAGAGCTTTCTGCAATGATGAGTGGATAGATTTGTTCCCTCAATCAAATATATACCACCTGGTTTCAAGAGGATCTGATCCCAGTCCTATAATCCTAAAAACTAGTCATAATTGGAAAGACGGTGCTTACCCATTCAAATATTTTGGAGGATGGATGGAACATCCAGACTGCAAAAGAATTATAATGGAAGCATGGAACTCTAACCAATCTGGTTCTGCTAGCTACTCCTTAGCCAAAAATATGAGTACTGTTAAGAATTTCCTCAAAAGGTGGAATAAAACTTTCTTTGGCAACATAAAGCacagaatttctgaattaaaAAAGAACATAGATAAACTCTCACAAAACACTAATAGATGTCCTATTGCTATAAAGAAACTTGAAGAATCTCTACAGCAATGGAAGGACATAGAGGAGGATTACTGGAAAACCAAAAGCAGAAACAATAGAATAAATTTGGAGGGATAG